A window of the Nitrospiraceae bacterium genome harbors these coding sequences:
- a CDS encoding multiheme c-type cytochrome: MIVSQSRRVRVAVGTAIVLSLLVGGHLVSTGLFAQEPAKSQATVEKAFPNSSKCKRCHERVFEEWETSPLSRSIHSPAFRTALDEYVQFSGGKDNALCFRCHAPHVREFPDHAKLFLDQVKSGEPAIDGVACAQCHLIKQVDRAKHPPEPKYDVGSKVLYGPYKDFVQNLAHQSMDLDLFRKSDLCLNCHQSVPSAANLGKTNDLLGNWDQSKAVKSGKECQSCHMPEQIGESANGESKRKVANHTFPGRIGKLRQEAAKLDVQTKIDGDKTTLTVKVQSLVPHNLPTTHPAWASVVLDLDIKGKNLKTVFTDKRVYGRVYQDAKGQKTNFDFEAVKVVEDTVLKPEETRVETFTFPTPKDTKSFDVEISLNYAAISGPAAFLQRVEAESPKGSQDPVFQPITIVKYTENIPIK, from the coding sequence GTGATCGTCAGTCAATCTCGACGTGTGAGAGTTGCGGTAGGAACCGCCATCGTGCTGTCTCTGCTGGTCGGTGGACATCTGGTTTCGACCGGTCTTTTTGCACAAGAACCGGCCAAGTCTCAGGCGACCGTCGAGAAGGCCTTTCCCAATTCGAGCAAGTGCAAGCGGTGTCACGAGCGGGTGTTCGAGGAGTGGGAAACGTCGCCCCTCTCCCGCTCGATTCATTCCCCGGCCTTCCGTACGGCCCTCGATGAATATGTCCAGTTTTCTGGAGGGAAGGACAACGCCCTCTGTTTTCGCTGCCACGCGCCGCATGTCCGCGAGTTTCCCGATCATGCCAAGCTTTTTCTCGATCAAGTCAAATCCGGCGAGCCGGCGATCGATGGAGTGGCTTGCGCGCAGTGCCATTTGATCAAACAGGTCGATCGCGCCAAACACCCGCCGGAACCAAAATACGACGTCGGGAGCAAGGTGCTCTATGGGCCGTATAAGGATTTCGTGCAGAACCTGGCACATCAATCGATGGATCTGGATCTGTTCCGCAAATCGGATCTCTGTCTGAACTGTCATCAATCAGTGCCGAGTGCGGCGAATCTGGGAAAGACCAACGATCTCCTGGGTAATTGGGACCAGAGTAAAGCGGTGAAGTCGGGCAAGGAATGCCAATCGTGCCACATGCCGGAGCAGATCGGGGAGTCGGCGAACGGCGAGAGCAAGCGCAAAGTCGCCAACCATACCTTTCCCGGCCGCATCGGCAAGTTGCGGCAGGAAGCGGCCAAGCTAGACGTCCAAACAAAGATCGACGGCGACAAGACGACGCTGACCGTCAAGGTTCAAAGCCTGGTTCCGCACAATTTGCCCACGACTCATCCGGCCTGGGCCAGTGTGGTGTTGGATCTCGATATCAAAGGCAAGAACCTCAAGACCGTCTTTACCGACAAGCGCGTCTACGGACGGGTCTATCAGGATGCCAAGGGCCAGAAGACGAACTTCGATTTCGAGGCGGTGAAGGTGGTGGAGGATACGGTCCTGAAGCCGGAAGAAACGCGCGTCGAAACCTTCACTTTCCCGACGCCCAAGGACACGAAGAGCTTCGATGTGGAGATCTCGCTCAACTATGCTGCTATCAGTGGACCTGCGGCGTTCCTCCAGCGCGTCGAAGCTGAATCGCCTAAGGGGTCACAGGACCCCGTGTTCCAACCGATTACTATCGTCAAATATACCGAGAACATTCCGATTAAATAA